One genomic window of Bartonella sp. JB63 includes the following:
- a CDS encoding ABC transporter substrate-binding protein, whose amino-acid sequence MQLRKILAVAFMIAAFLTNASAKNPIKIGVYLPLTGQNAFGGQLELKGIQLAHKKTPEILGRKVELIVVDNKSDKVEAANAVVRLTAHDKVNGIIGTYGSSLSLAGGEVSEKAKTPTITTSSTNSFVTQGKKYYFRACFTDSYQGIGAAIYAAETLHAKKAAILKDISSDYAIGLARYFISSFKKLGGEVISNLNYNSGDQDFSAALTQIIAQKPDILFIPSYFSEGAIIMKQARELGAKFRIMGGDAMDNPETITIAGHAAEGFLHTTLPYDETVPNMSKAAQEFTNEWKTAYPNEKPNVNSVLGYTAYMMFMQAIENAGSADREEITAELSKLKDFQTPFGTMSIDENHNPQISIGVIEIKNGKRIYLHEIQSTDLKK is encoded by the coding sequence ATGCAACTGAGGAAAATTCTTGCAGTCGCTTTTATGATAGCGGCGTTTCTAACAAATGCCTCTGCGAAAAATCCTATTAAAATTGGTGTTTATCTTCCATTAACTGGACAAAATGCATTTGGAGGACAACTTGAACTTAAAGGTATACAGCTAGCACATAAAAAAACTCCAGAAATACTAGGACGCAAAGTTGAGCTGATTGTTGTTGATAATAAATCTGATAAAGTAGAAGCAGCCAATGCTGTCGTACGTTTAACTGCTCATGACAAAGTTAATGGAATCATCGGAACTTATGGCTCTTCATTGTCATTAGCAGGTGGAGAAGTATCTGAAAAAGCAAAAACACCTACGATCACAACTTCATCAACAAATTCATTCGTTACACAAGGGAAAAAATATTATTTTCGTGCATGTTTCACTGACTCCTATCAAGGCATAGGTGCTGCAATTTATGCAGCTGAAACTTTACATGCAAAAAAGGCAGCTATCTTAAAAGATATATCTAGCGACTATGCAATTGGTCTTGCGCGTTATTTCATCAGTTCATTTAAAAAATTAGGCGGTGAAGTTATTTCAAATTTAAATTATAATTCTGGAGATCAAGATTTCTCAGCAGCTCTTACACAAATTATAGCACAAAAACCTGATATCTTATTCATTCCATCTTATTTTTCTGAAGGTGCTATAATTATGAAGCAAGCACGTGAGTTGGGAGCAAAATTCCGAATTATGGGTGGTGATGCTATGGATAATCCAGAAACTATTACAATTGCAGGACACGCTGCGGAAGGCTTCTTGCACACAACACTTCCTTACGATGAGACTGTACCAAACATGTCAAAAGCAGCACAAGAATTTACAAATGAATGGAAAACTGCTTATCCTAATGAAAAACCAAACGTTAATTCAGTTTTGGGATATACAGCATATATGATGTTTATGCAAGCTATTGAAAATGCTGGCAGTGCTGATCGTGAGGAAATTACAGCTGAACTTAGCAAATTAAAAGATTTTCAAACCCCTTTTGGAACTATGTCCATAGATGAAAATCACAACCCTCAAATTTCTATTGGTGTAATTGAGATAAAAAATGGAAAACGCATTTATTTACACGAAATACAGTCTACTGACTTAAAAAAATAA
- a CDS encoding branched-chain amino acid ABC transporter permease, whose product MSTEMFIQYFFNALALGSLYGLIAIGYTMVYGVLRLINFAHGDFLMLGAYFFSFSTISFMPAWTAILLILFAVLIYYSIFIGFKKQQKLYWISAFFILVSGLIYYLQIAQQGFKPFWFLAIYFSIFITSAVGILVDQLAYKPLRNAPRISVLIGAIGISFLIESLAIMFFSSVPKAVKQPDFLVTPILWYFGQDSNSIIRIAPMSLIVPIVSFILVIILLWIINKTKPGLAMRAISYDIETTRLMGVSVNKIIAFTFCIGSALGAIAGIMWSLRYPQIHPYMGSLPGLKAFIAAVIGGIGSIPGAMLGGLLLGFIEIMTVAFSPSLSGYRDAFAFILLILILLVMPNGLMGKKNQEKI is encoded by the coding sequence ATGAGCACTGAAATGTTCATTCAATATTTCTTTAATGCGCTAGCATTAGGATCACTTTATGGGCTTATTGCAATTGGTTATACCATGGTTTATGGTGTCTTAAGGTTAATTAATTTTGCTCACGGTGATTTCTTAATGCTAGGAGCATATTTTTTTTCCTTTTCCACAATTAGCTTTATGCCTGCATGGACTGCTATTTTACTTATATTGTTCGCAGTATTAATTTATTATTCAATATTTATAGGATTTAAAAAACAACAAAAACTCTATTGGATTTCAGCCTTTTTTATTCTTGTTTCAGGACTTATTTATTATTTACAAATTGCTCAGCAAGGCTTTAAGCCCTTTTGGTTTCTAGCGATTTATTTTTCCATTTTTATTACAAGTGCAGTAGGAATTCTTGTTGATCAATTAGCCTATAAACCCTTGCGTAATGCTCCACGTATTTCAGTGCTTATTGGTGCGATTGGCATTTCTTTTCTTATTGAAAGCCTTGCAATCATGTTTTTTAGTAGTGTTCCAAAAGCTGTAAAACAGCCAGACTTTCTTGTAACACCAATCTTATGGTATTTTGGACAAGATTCAAATAGCATTATTCGAATTGCTCCCATGTCTCTTATCGTTCCTATTGTTTCATTTATTCTTGTTATTATTTTGTTATGGATTATTAATAAAACAAAACCTGGTCTTGCTATGCGTGCAATATCATACGATATTGAAACTACTCGTTTAATGGGTGTTTCTGTTAATAAGATTATTGCATTCACATTTTGTATAGGTTCTGCATTAGGTGCCATAGCAGGTATTATGTGGTCTTTACGTTATCCTCAAATTCATCCTTATATGGGTTCACTTCCTGGGTTAAAAGCTTTTATTGCTGCTGTTATTGGAGGTATTGGATCAATTCCAGGAGCAATGCTTGGAGGCCTATTATTAGGATTTATTGAAATTATGACCGTTGCCTTTTCTCCAAGTTTATCTGGATATCGGGATGCTTTTGCTTTTATCCTATTGATTCTTATCTTACTAGTAATGCCAAATGGTTTAATGGGTAAGAAAAATCAGGAGAAAATTTAA
- a CDS encoding branched-chain amino acid ABC transporter permease, producing the protein MAKSLSIFLSFFSIIIFISFLFYANNHFNDYTLRIINLIAINAILAISLNLIYGVTGMFSLGHAGFIAIGAYVCAIFLLSPEQKEMMWILEPIAEPLKNLQLSFFVAVIISGLSAAIIGLLIAFSVLRLGGDYLGIATLGFAEIIRVLIINATPLTNGSLGIKGIPQYATLWWNYGWLAFTIIFIILLLRSNTGNVLRAIRDDEIAAKMMGINAFFYRCFSFTIGAFFAGIGGALTAALISTIDPKMFNFILTFNILMIVVAGGLGSITGSVISSIIITIMLEWLRIVENPLNLGFIYIPGMPGLRMVIFSLILLAIILYWRKGLLGQHEFSWNWFCNFLMRRNLFKNEKKT; encoded by the coding sequence ATGGCAAAATCATTAAGTATTTTTCTATCATTTTTTAGCATTATAATTTTTATTAGTTTTTTATTTTACGCTAATAACCATTTTAACGACTATACGCTTCGTATTATTAATCTTATCGCTATTAATGCAATATTAGCAATTTCACTCAATTTGATTTATGGAGTTACAGGCATGTTTTCTCTTGGACATGCTGGTTTTATAGCAATTGGTGCTTATGTATGTGCAATTTTTCTTCTTTCTCCTGAACAAAAAGAAATGATGTGGATTTTAGAACCGATAGCTGAACCACTAAAAAATTTGCAACTATCGTTTTTCGTTGCAGTTATTATAAGTGGCCTATCTGCTGCAATTATAGGTTTGCTAATCGCTTTCTCTGTTTTGCGCCTTGGTGGTGATTATCTTGGAATTGCGACATTAGGCTTTGCAGAAATTATTCGTGTTCTCATTATTAATGCTACACCTTTAACAAATGGTTCATTAGGAATCAAAGGAATACCTCAATATGCTACATTATGGTGGAATTATGGTTGGTTAGCATTTACAATAATTTTTATTATTCTTTTATTACGAAGCAATACAGGTAATGTGTTACGTGCTATTCGCGATGATGAAATCGCTGCGAAAATGATGGGAATAAATGCTTTTTTCTATCGCTGTTTTTCCTTTACTATTGGCGCATTTTTTGCAGGTATTGGTGGTGCACTAACCGCCGCTCTTATTTCAACCATCGATCCTAAAATGTTCAATTTTATCCTAACTTTTAATATTTTGATGATTGTTGTGGCTGGTGGTCTTGGTTCTATTACAGGCAGCGTTATAAGCAGCATTATTATTACAATAATGCTTGAGTGGCTTCGCATTGTTGAAAATCCATTAAACTTAGGCTTTATATATATTCCCGGAATGCCAGGCTTACGGATGGTTATTTTTTCACTTATATTGTTAGCAATTATCTTATATTGGCGAAAAGGATTATTAGGCCAACATGAATTTTCATGGAATTGGTTTTGCAATTTTTTAATGAGGAGAAATCTTTTCAAGAACGAGAAAAAAACATGA
- a CDS encoding ABC transporter ATP-binding protein has protein sequence MNDTILSLNNLTMHFGGLIAVNNVNIAIKRGTITGLIGPNGAGKTTIFNMISGFYIPTNGQILLDNKKICGLPPYTICKRHIARTFQNIRLFSGLTVLQNIMVGAHIRQKQPWFSAVLLLPNALKEQKQIRKNAMELLEQLQLDHLANQKAITLPYGAQRRLEIARALATKPKLLLLDEPVAGMNPQESDELRQFIEKVKKEFDLTILLIEHDMKVVMKLCQYICVLEYGRCIANGTADEVRNNRRVIEAYLGGDIYEYS, from the coding sequence ATGAATGATACGATCCTCTCACTCAATAATCTTACAATGCATTTCGGCGGGTTAATTGCTGTAAACAACGTTAATATAGCCATTAAACGAGGAACAATTACTGGATTAATTGGCCCAAATGGTGCTGGAAAAACCACAATTTTTAATATGATTTCCGGCTTTTACATACCAACAAATGGACAAATTCTGTTAGACAATAAGAAAATTTGTGGCCTTCCACCTTATACTATTTGCAAACGCCATATTGCACGAACGTTTCAAAACATTCGCCTTTTTTCAGGATTAACGGTCTTACAAAACATTATGGTAGGTGCTCATATCCGACAAAAACAACCATGGTTTTCTGCTGTATTATTATTACCGAACGCGCTTAAAGAGCAAAAACAAATTCGTAAAAATGCAATGGAGCTTCTTGAGCAACTTCAACTTGACCATCTTGCTAATCAAAAAGCAATCACTTTACCCTATGGCGCACAACGACGTTTAGAAATCGCTCGAGCCCTAGCAACGAAACCAAAACTTCTGCTTCTTGATGAACCTGTAGCAGGTATGAATCCACAAGAGAGTGACGAATTAAGACAATTTATAGAAAAAGTCAAAAAAGAATTTGATCTTACAATCCTTCTGATTGAACATGATATGAAAGTTGTTATGAAACTTTGCCAATATATTTGTGTGCTAGAATATGGCCGTTGTATCGCTAATGGCACAGCAGATGAAGTACGCAATAACCGTAGAGTTATTGAAGCTTATCTTGGTGGAGATATATATGAATATTCTTGA
- a CDS encoding ABC transporter ATP-binding protein, translating into MNILEIKNLHVNYGAIKVIQDLSMSIKKGSIVTLIGANGAGKSSTIHSIVGLNRSIHGEIIYKGESIIGKQPEEILRLGIALTPEGRRIIPHFTVLENLKLGAYICNDKVTITRNIEWIFDLFPRLRERSTQLSGTMSGGEQQMLAVGRTLMSNPDMIILDEPSLGLAPLLVKEIFSIIKKINNMGKTILLVEQNAFAALSIANYAYILEIGKILFHGEGKTMLSDPRVKNAYLGD; encoded by the coding sequence ATGAATATTCTTGAAATAAAAAATCTTCATGTTAATTATGGTGCTATTAAAGTTATTCAAGATCTTTCTATGTCTATAAAAAAAGGCAGCATAGTTACTCTAATTGGAGCTAATGGAGCAGGAAAAAGCAGCACTATACACTCTATTGTAGGTCTTAATCGATCAATTCACGGAGAAATTATATATAAAGGTGAATCAATTATAGGAAAACAGCCGGAAGAAATTTTGCGATTGGGTATTGCATTAACCCCTGAAGGAAGGCGTATTATACCCCACTTTACTGTTTTAGAGAATCTTAAGCTAGGAGCTTATATATGTAATGATAAAGTTACTATTACTCGTAATATTGAATGGATATTTGATTTATTCCCACGCTTGCGTGAAAGATCCACGCAACTAAGTGGCACAATGTCAGGCGGTGAACAGCAAATGCTAGCTGTAGGTCGTACTCTTATGAGTAATCCTGATATGATTATACTAGATGAGCCATCTCTTGGTCTAGCACCACTTCTTGTAAAAGAAATCTTTTCGATTATTAAAAAAATTAATAATATGGGAAAAACTATTCTTCTTGTTGAACAGAATGCATTTGCAGCACTTTCCATTGCTAATTATGCCTATATTTTAGAAATAGGAAAAATTTTATTCCACGGTGAAGGCAAAACTATGCTTTCTGATCCACGTGTCAAAAATGCATATCTCGGCGATTAA